The following is a genomic window from Staphylococcus saccharolyticus.
AATGGTGAAAATCATGTAACTTATGTACATTCAGGAATGGATGAAGTTGAAAAAAATAATAATATCAAACGCATTCCCCACAGTCGTTTTATTTATTTAAGTCCTGAATATTTATTACAATCTCAAAATTTCAAGTTAATCTCAAACATCGATTTCGGTTTAATCGTATTGGACGAAGCACATTGTTTATCAGAGTGGGGGTATGATTTTAGACCACATTATGCTCTAGTAGGTAAAGTGATTGACCATTATAGAAACGCAACGGCTCTCGCTTTAACTGCCACCGCACCACCGCATTTAGAAGAAGATTTATCCGATATTCTAAATGTAAAGCTTAATGTAATAAAGAAAAGTATGAATAGAGACAATATCAACTTACAGCATATGAATTTTAGTGATGATAATGAAAAAATTGATTGGCTCATTCCTTTTCTCACATACTCTGGTCCTACAATTATATATGTATCATCAAAAAAGAGATGCTTAGAATTAGCAAGGCTCATATACGAAGCGGGATTTTTAACAGGAATTTATCATAGCGATTTAAGTTATCAAGAACGACAGACAGTACAACAACAATTTTTGAATAATGATATACCGGTCATTGTTGCTACAAGTGCCTTTGGAATGGGCATTAATAAAAAAGATATATGTACAGTCATTCATTTTCATTTATCTTCAAGCCCATCAAACTATTTGCAAGAAATTGGTCGCGCTGGTCGTGATAGCATTCAAAGTCAAGCAATTAGTTTGTATCAACCAGATGATAGGTTTATTTTGGAAACATTGTTATTTACCGATATGATTACAGACGAAGATATTTCCATGTTTGAACTCGGAAACTTTTTACCACCTGATAAGAAAGATATTTTGCAAACCCTATATTCCAGATTTAACATTGCAAAATTAAGAGATATTTTTAAAAAGTCTTATCATCGTAAACGAATGGGCTACACTAGAATGATAGGTTATACTAGTTTAGATCAATGCCGGCGTCAGTATTTACTTGAGTTTTTTGGTGAATATCCAATTAAACCAAAACAATGTTGTGATAAAGATACACAACTTGAACAAATCAAAATATTTAATCATAAAAAGGTGAAACGTCAACTTACTTATAAAGAAAAGCTTCAAAATTTATTTGAAGTCTAGCTATCGCTTTACTTAAAGATTTTTAACAAGCTATAATCAATATGTAAACCCAACTTAAAAGTGCTAAATAATTTTAAAATTAATACATATTTACACATTTCGAGGGTATATAAAATATTAAGTTATTAAAAATTTAAAAAATAGAAAGGATGATGCTTGTGTCTAACAATAATTTTAAAGATGATTTTGAAAAGAATCGTCAATCAATCGATCCAGAAGAGCATAATAAACACTTAAATGAAGAACAAGAAACAAATGAAAATAATAATGATGTAGAGGATAAATCTAACCAACATTTCCCACCTAGAAATGCACAACGTCGTAAAAGACGAAGAGACACCGCTACAAACCAAAACAAGCATCACGAAGATAATCAAGCACAACGCGATGATAAATCAAGAGAACATGAAGGTTCTTTAGATGACCGTTATGACGAATCTCAACTACATAATAATAATTATCATGATTTAAATCATGATAATCATAAACATCACCAAAGTCATTCACAGGATGATAGAATGTCAACTGGTGAAGATGCTACGATTGCAGGCGGAGCTGCTAGTGCTGGCTCTCAACACTCAACTGAAGCTAATCAAGGGCAACGTAGACCGGGACCTAAAACTGATAACATACAATATGATGATAGTAATAAAAACAATGGCAGTCAAAAATGTTTACATCAAGATGAAATTATCAAAGATTCACAACAACCATCAGAATCTCATGATTTACGAGACAACAATTCCAAATCTAACAAAGGTAAGAAAGTGGCAGGTGCGGCTGGTATAGCTAAACATCATCACGATAAAAAGGACAATCAGCAAGATGCGCATCAACGAAAAGAAGACCATCATAATCATGATAAAAAATCAGATAAAAGTAAAAAAGCTACAGCTGTAGGTACAGGTGTTGCAGGTGCGGCGAGCGCTGCTGGTGTAGCTAAACATGAGCACAATAAACATAAAAATTCTAATCAACACAATCATAGAAATTTAAATCGTGATGAACATGACTATAATCATAGAAGCAATGATAATAACGATAAGAAAAAAGACGGATTAATGAAGATTTTGCTACCTCTCATTGCAGCAATTCTTATTCTCGGAGCAATTGCAATTTTTGGTGGTATGGTGCTTAATAATCATCATAATAGCCAGAACGATGAAAACAAAGTATCTGATCAAAGTAAAAAAGACTCAGATAAAAAGAATAATGAAAAAGATAAATCTACTAGCGATAAAAATAAAGATAAACAATCTTCTTCTGATAAAAACGAATCAAAAGACTCTAATGCTAATAACACTAATAGTGGAACAACAAGTAATGATACAAATGGTGGCGACTCTACAACTAACGCTAACCAAAACAACACAACAAATAACCAAGGTCAATATAACCAACAAAACAATGGTAATGCTAACCAAAATACAAATGGTCAACAAAGAAATCAAGGACAACAATCACATATAGTCAATGGTCAAGAAAACTTATATCGCATCGCCATCCAATACTATGGAGCAGGAACTCAAGCTAATGTAGACAAAATCAAACAAGCAAATGGATTAAGTAGTAATAATATTCATGATGGACAAACATTAGTAATTCCACAACAATAAGTTTAATTAAGACTGATTTTATTAAATGCCTCAGATGGATGACTATATATCCGTCCTGAGGCATTTTTGTATAACAATAAATCTCATATAACCATTAAATACTTTTCACTTAGCTAAAAGACGTAATAACTGATATAATAATTTGGTGATTAAAGGAGGGTAAATCATGCAAAGAATAGAAAGCATAATTATTGGTGGTGGTCCATGCGGTTTAAGTGCAGCTATTGAACAAAAAAAGAAAGGCATAGAAACACTAGTTATAGAAAAGGGAAATGTAGTTGAATCTATCTATAATTATCCGACACACCAAACATTCTTTTCTTCAAGTGATAAATTAAGTATTGGAGATATTCCGTTTATAGTTGAAGAAAGTAAACCAAAAAGAAATCAAGCACTCGTTTACTATAGAGAAGTGGTCAAACATCATCAACTTAACATCCATCCATTCGAAGAAGTTTTGACAGTGAAAAAAATAGATAATAAATTTACTATTACTACCACTAAAAATGTTTATGAATGTAAATATCTAACAGTTGCTACAGGTTATTATGGTCAACATAATACACTCGAAGTTGATGGTGCTGAATTACCAAAAGTATTCCATTACTTTAAAGAAGCACATCCATATTTCAATCAAAATGTGGTTATCATTGGAGGTAAAAACTCTGCAGTAGATGCTGCTTTAGAATTAGAAAAAGTTGGTGCTAATGTTACTGTTTTATACCGTGGAGAAAGATATCCTAAAGCAATAAAACCATGGATATTACCCAATTTCGAATCATTAGTAAATCATGAAAAAATAATTATGGAGTTCAATGCTAATGTGACCCAAATTACTGAGGATACCGTAACTTATGAAAAGAACGGTCGTACCATTAAGATTGCTAATGATTACGTATTTGCAATGATTGGTTATCATCCTGATTATGATTTCTTAAATTCTATGGGTATTGAAATTAATACTAATGAATATGGAACTGCACCTGTATATAATAGAGAAACTTACGAAACAAATATAGAAAATTGTTACATTGCCGGAGTTATTGCGGCGGGAAATGATGCTAATACCATTTTCATTGAAAATGGTAAATACCATGGGGGTATTATTACTCAAAGTATTCTTAGAAAAAAACAAACACCACTTGAATCTTAATATTTAATGTAAATAAAAGAGTAGCTTGCTTAAAACCGATTTTTAATGAGATTTTAATACTGTCCCTAATACTGTATTAGAGAAACAGGCTCTTAAACAACATTATTCGAATAAAATTTCGTTTTTGTTCTAAGCCTTATCAACCAATCTTATTAGCCTAAGTAAGCTACACTTTTTTTATTACTCAAAGTACTCTTTTAATTGCTGGTGTGTCATATGTTGACTTAGGCCTACAAGTAATTTCAGTCTTGCTTTTGGTCCATTTAAACCATTTGAGAAGATAACTCCGTCATCAAATAAAGCTGCGCCTCCACCTTCATATGCATAAACCGGGCTAACAATTCCATTAAAGGATCTTGAAACTAATACAATAGGGATTCCTTTATCAAGACATTGCTTGAGTCCACTTAAACAAGTCATAGGCAAGTTCCCTTGGCCTAAAGCCTCAACAACTAATCCATCTATATTTTGTTGTGCGTAAAATTCAAAAAGATCACTTTCCATACCCATATAAGCTTTAATTAGTGGAACACGTAACTGTTCATCTATATCTCGAAAAGCGATTTGACGATAGGGATGATGATGAAATTGAACTCTCTCATTAGTTAGTACGCCAAGAGATCCATGATTGGGACTTTGGAACGTATTAATATTCGACGTGTGTACGACCAGTGTGAATTTCATCATTGAAAACCACCATCACTCCTTTTTGAGATGCATCTTTAGATGAAGCAACTCTAATAGCAGAGATAAAGTTATATAAGCCATCAGACCCAATTTCATTTGATGACCTCATCGCACCTGTGATAACAACAGGTTCATTAATATCTAGTAATAAATCTAATAAAAATACAGTCTCTTCTAAAGTATCTGTTCCATGCGTAATCACATATCCATCGTATCTAT
Proteins encoded in this region:
- a CDS encoding RecQ family ATP-dependent DNA helicase; amino-acid sequence: MLNDKLKQWFGFDTFKDGQEEIIQSVIDGHHTLGILPTGSGKSLCYQLPTYILEKPTLVISPLISLMDDQVMQMKLNGENHVTYVHSGMDEVEKNNNIKRIPHSRFIYLSPEYLLQSQNFKLISNIDFGLIVLDEAHCLSEWGYDFRPHYALVGKVIDHYRNATALALTATAPPHLEEDLSDILNVKLNVIKKSMNRDNINLQHMNFSDDNEKIDWLIPFLTYSGPTIIYVSSKKRCLELARLIYEAGFLTGIYHSDLSYQERQTVQQQFLNNDIPVIVATSAFGMGINKKDICTVIHFHLSSSPSNYLQEIGRAGRDSIQSQAISLYQPDDRFILETLLFTDMITDEDISMFELGNFLPPDKKDILQTLYSRFNIAKLRDIFKKSYHRKRMGYTRMIGYTSLDQCRRQYLLEFFGEYPIKPKQCCDKDTQLEQIKIFNHKKVKRQLTYKEKLQNLFEV
- the ebpS gene encoding elastin-binding protein EbpS: MSNNNFKDDFEKNRQSIDPEEHNKHLNEEQETNENNNDVEDKSNQHFPPRNAQRRKRRRDTATNQNKHHEDNQAQRDDKSREHEGSLDDRYDESQLHNNNYHDLNHDNHKHHQSHSQDDRMSTGEDATIAGGAASAGSQHSTEANQGQRRPGPKTDNIQYDDSNKNNGSQKCLHQDEIIKDSQQPSESHDLRDNNSKSNKGKKVAGAAGIAKHHHDKKDNQQDAHQRKEDHHNHDKKSDKSKKATAVGTGVAGAASAAGVAKHEHNKHKNSNQHNHRNLNRDEHDYNHRSNDNNDKKKDGLMKILLPLIAAILILGAIAIFGGMVLNNHHNSQNDENKVSDQSKKDSDKKNNEKDKSTSDKNKDKQSSSDKNESKDSNANNTNSGTTSNDTNGGDSTTNANQNNTTNNQGQYNQQNNGNANQNTNGQQRNQGQQSHIVNGQENLYRIAIQYYGAGTQANVDKIKQANGLSSNNIHDGQTLVIPQQ
- the ypdA gene encoding bacillithiol disulfide reductase YpdA, which produces MQRIESIIIGGGPCGLSAAIEQKKKGIETLVIEKGNVVESIYNYPTHQTFFSSSDKLSIGDIPFIVEESKPKRNQALVYYREVVKHHQLNIHPFEEVLTVKKIDNKFTITTTKNVYECKYLTVATGYYGQHNTLEVDGAELPKVFHYFKEAHPYFNQNVVIIGGKNSAVDAALELEKVGANVTVLYRGERYPKAIKPWILPNFESLVNHEKIIMEFNANVTQITEDTVTYEKNGRTIKIANDYVFAMIGYHPDYDFLNSMGIEINTNEYGTAPVYNRETYETNIENCYIAGVIAAGNDANTIFIENGKYHGGIITQSILRKKQTPLES